In a single window of the Octopus sinensis linkage group LG1, ASM634580v1, whole genome shotgun sequence genome:
- the LOC115213164 gene encoding uncharacterized protein LOC115213164, which produces MAFKIPLKICSFVFVLFMVYYISWIYNIEIKKYRINIFTRDLIDNEKKLLILTTSWKSSIEKQNVHENTGQLWSLWPGLVQPVAYMENSEIFRINEKFRENMEMLIQHGWFIKPIPKVACGKVPVLKSMILDVIKIFKNSDFYGFANSDIIFNQGLTKTLESVNKTGFRNGPLLIIGQRTNVNFTDGRTIDRLENVAEVAKSGSLMKGIALDYFLTNRHFPWHLLPDLVVGRIHYDNWLVYFAITQNITVIDATNTVIAVHQTTADGNEAGRKHNNAYCNQKVIAKIGKPFKTRWGYTTCVPLYTKWNSESNQVEIAKRKIRKHCHPYG; this is translated from the coding sequence ATGGCTTTTAAAATACCATTGAAAATAtgctcttttgtttttgttctgtttatGGTCTACTATATCAGTTGGATttataacatagaaattaaaaaatatagaataaatatcttCACTCGTGACCTAATAGACAATGAAAAAAAGCTCTTAATTTTAACGACGTCGTGGAAAAGTTCAATTGAAAAGCAGAACGTTCATGAAAATACTGGGCAACTCTGGTCTCTATGGCCAGGGTTAGTGCAGCCTGTTGCTTACATGGAAAATTCCGAGATATTCCGAATAAACGAAAAATTCAGAGAAAACATGGAAATGTTAATACAACACGGCTGGTTCATTAAACCCATTCCAAAAGTTGCCTGTGGAAAAGTACCAGTGTTGAAATCAATGATACTTGATgtaataaaaattttcaaaaactctgATTTTTACGGCTTTGCTAATAGTGATATTATTTTCAATCAAGGCCTTACGAAAACTCTTGAATCGGTCAATAAAACAGGTTTTAGAAATGGCCCTTTATTAATAATAGGACAAAGGACAAATGTAAATTTTACAGACGGTCGAACAATCGACAGGCTCGAAAATGTGGCTGAAGTCGCTAAATCTGGTTCTTTGATGAAAGGCATTGCATTAGACTATTTCCTAACAAATCGCCACTTTCCTTGGCATTTGTTACCAGATCTAGTTGTAGGACGTATCCATTATGATAACTGGTTAGTATATTTTGCCATTACACAAAACATTACTGTTATTGATGCCACTAATACAGTAATTGCAGTACACCAAACAACAGCGGATGGAAATGAAGCTGGAAGAAAACATAATAATGCCTACTGTAACCAAAAAGTAATTGCGAAAATAGGGAAGCCTTTCAAAACACGATGGGGTTATACAACATGCGTTCCCCTCTACACGAAATGGAATTCTGAATCAAACCAAgttgaaattgcaaaaagaaAGATTCGGAAACATTGCCACCCATATGGATGA